A window of Punica granatum isolate Tunisia-2019 chromosome 8, ASM765513v2, whole genome shotgun sequence genomic DNA:
ATGGAAGCGACTCGTCTCAGCTCCTTTTCACCTTTCATTCCATAAGCACCTAGGTAGGttctccttcctcttctcttcttttcatTGGCGCATTTCGTTCGAGCATTGACGAATTACATTATGTTAAGACAGCTGCTTTGTTGAATCCTGTGTTGTCGGTAGTGTTTATGGCTTATGTGTTTGTGCATAATTTGCTAGACGAGACCTTGTAAATTTTGGGTTTTGGCCCATTTGCTGGCATAGGAAATTGGCCGAGTTCACACAGGGAAATTTGGGAATTGCTTGTAGGCGTTTTCCGGTTCTGTGCTAGCTTTTGGAGCTATATGCTATGCTTGTTGTGCAAATTTTATGCTGTTAGTGCTGATTTTGCCAAGAATTCTGTGTTTGGTGGGCTTGAATGCGAATAGTGGCAGGTCTTGTGGCATGAGGTGACAAAGTTATAGAACCTTCCTAGCCATACAATCTGTGTAAGAATTGCGCAAGCAGGCGGTTGGGATCTGAGTTACTTATGTGATTGACAGTTGCTTGAGTGTGATTTTCTGAATGAAATGTTTGGGTGAAAACACGGGATATGCTTGCTGTTTTTGATTGTGATGCATTAATGTAGATTGATGTCACGACGCCAGCCATGTCCAAGGATCGTGGCTGGATTTCATCAGGCTAGATGTGCATGGATGCGTTAACTACAAGAGCACGGAGCCCCTTCCTCTTGTTAAAACGCTTCGTAACGGCCGTTGCCTGCAGTTTTGAGCCCTCTCTTCCTCAATCAAATTCGCTTTTCCTGCCACATCCTGAAGAGCATTCAGTTAGCCGCTTTGCATTGCTGCTGCAATCTTGCTCTGGCCCCTCTGACCTCCAGCTGGGCCGAAAACTCCATGCTCAAGTCATCACCTATGGGCTTAAATCCAATGCCCTCATTTGCTCAAAGCTCTTGGGAATGTATGTTCTCTGCGGCAGCTTCATTGATGCCACGAGCATGTTTTATCGGATGGAAATTCAACATTCTTTGCCCTGGAATTGGATGATCAGAGGATGGACTATGTCTGGTCAGTTCAAATTTGCCCTGTTGTTTTACTTCAAGATGTTGGGTCTTGGTATCTGCCCTGACAAATACACTTTCCCCTACGTGGTCAAATCTTGCAGTGGATTGGGGAGTGCTGTTATGGGTAGATTGGTCCATCAAATGATTCGGATGATGGGTCTTGAAGGTGACATGTTTGTGGGCAGTTCCTTGATCAAGTTATATGCTGAGAATGCGTGTATTGATGATGCCCGACTATTATTTGATATAATGCCAAATAGAGACTGTGTCCTGTGGAACGTGATGATATATGgttatttgaaaaatgaagATTATATTAATGCCATTGAGGTGTTTTTAGAGATGAGGAAGAGTGGGACGAAACCCAATTCAGTGACATTTGTGAGCACTCTATCAGTTTGTGCAACGGAAGGAATTATTAGGTTGGGGACTCAACTCCATGGGCTCAGTGTAATTTTCGGCTTTGAGACAGACCCGCCTGTAGCCAACACTTTGGTGTCTGTCTACTCAAAATGCAAGCACTTCATCGATGCTCGTAGGGTATTTGAGACCATGCCACGAACTGATGTGGTCCTGTGGAATGCAATCATTTCTGGGTATGTGCAGAATGGAATGATGGAACAGGCCCTTGATTTGTTCAATGAGATGATTGACCTTGGCATCAAACCTGACTCAGTGACCTTCTCTAGCCTTCTCCCTTCTATTGCTGAATCAACAATTCTAGAGCTTGGTAAGGAAGCTCATGGATATATTGTACGGCACGGAGTTCCTTTGGATGTGTTCTTGAAGAGTGCACTTATTGACCTTTACTTCAAGTGCAAGGATGTGAAAATGGCAAAGAGGACATTTGAACAAACGAGCTTAACCGATATTGTCATCTACACGGGAATGATTTCGGGATATGTGCTCAATGGCATGAACATGGATGCTGTTGAGACTTTTAGGAAGTTAATGGATGAGGGAAAACGTCCAAATTCGCTTACTTTGGCCAGTCTTTTGCCTGCATGTGCGGGTTTGGCCTCTCCGAGACTAGGGAAGGAAGTGCATGGCTTTGCCCTCAAGAATGGAATCGAATCTCGATGTTACGTGGGAAGTGCGATTTTGGATATGTATGCGAAATGTGGAAGGGTGAATCTTGCTCATAATGTCTTTAAGAACATGTCCCAACGGGACTCTGTTTGCTGGAATTCAATGATAACAGGCTATTCCCAGAATGGGAAACCTCAGGAAGCCATCCATCTTTTTCGACAAATGGGAGCTGCTCAAGGAATTAAGTATGACTGTGTCAGTGTAACATCTGCCCTCTCCGCCTGTGCTAGCTTACCTGCACTGTATTATGGGAAGGAGATCCATGGCTACATGATCAAGCAGCCGTCCTGCTCAGATATTTTTGGCAAGAGCACCTTGATAGACATGTATGCAAAATGCGGAAATTTGGAACTTGCACGTCGTGTGTTTGACCAAGCAGAAGAGAAGAATGAGGTTTCCTGGAACAGTATTATTGCAGCCTATGGGATGCACGGTCTCCTCAGCGaatgtctctctctcttccataAAATGTTGGAAAACTATATTCGGCCCGATTATGTGACATTTCTTACAATAATATCAGCTTGTGGTCATGTGGGTGAGATCGACCAAGGGATTCGTTACTTTCATTTGATGAGGGACAAATACAGGATTCTGCCCAGGATGGAGCATTATGGGTGCATGGTGGACCTGTTTGGGCGTGCCGGTCGTTTGAAAGAAGCCTTTGAGACCATAAAGAGCATGCCCTTTCCCCCAGATGCGGGCGTGTGGGGGACCCTCTTGGGAGCTTGTAGGGTTCACGGCAACGTGGATCTCGCTGAGATAGCTTCAAGCCATCTCTTCGACTTAGACCCGGAAAATTCTGGCTATTACACACTGCTATCAAATGTACATGCTGATGCAGGCCAATGGATTGGGGTTCATAGAGTACGACACTTGATGAAGGAAAGAGGACTTCAAAAGATACCCGGGCGTAGTTGGGTAGAGATTGACAACGTTACTCACATTTTTGTTGCTGCAGATTGGACTCACCCGCAGTCAGGAGAAATATATTTCGCATTGGATATTCTTCTGCAAGAGCTCAGGAGAGAAGGCTATGCACCTCAACTTTGTCATCTAAGGAATCCACAAGCTGAGGAGATCATTTGAGCAGAACATGTTTGAGTTTTGATGGGTCCAATTGCCTGGGAAAGACAAGTGATATCAACTTCGAAACTTCAGAGTAAATTGCACGAGACTTTTTAAGTGGTAATGAAGACCTTGAACAATGAACTTCACTTTTTCCCCAAAGATTGTCATTGAGAGGAATTTTTTTCAAGGCAAGATGATGACACAATTGGCCTATAATTCTCAAGCAAAATTAAATTGTATTCTTGAATTTGTTGAGTTGGAGGGAAAATGCATTGGTAATGTATATTTGAGTATGAGTTGCCAATTTACATATCTGTCATTCCATTTAGAGCAGTTTTGACTATACATTTTTTCTGCCATATGATTAGTCTTTTTTGGAACTAGTTCATTTAAAGTGGGTGGATTTGGGCAAGGGAATGCAAGGAAACATTGGGGTTGTAGTGAAACAGGACAAGGGATGTCGGAGACTTCTTAAAATAACCTCAATTCTAGGGACTAAAACTAAAATAGTAAGAATCACCTTTCAATTGTTTATTATAGATGATACAAAGAAACGGAATGGTAAtggcaaatatatattaaaacaagCATACTTTCGACTTTTAAGTCATTGAAAAACCTGTAATCATCAGCCGAGTCCATGCCatattaactttttaaaatatgtaagATTTTCCTAATTCTGGTTGTATATACGAACCAGCTGATTCGTCCTGGTTTTGCGGTGAACCATCCAGTCAGTACTGTCCTACCAGTTCTGCATATGGGTTCGCATTCAAGACTCATACTGGAGGCAAGGCTGGTAACCTCCAGTCAAACTGATTACTCCAGCCCAGTTCTATCAACTATGATGTAGTTATAACTCAGTCTGCACTATTTGTTATCTGACCGATGTGAACTTGTCATAATTATGATATAATTGGATTTTCAGGTTCTCTGTGTTCTTTTTCCGTTATTGGTGAAGCTGTGGAAGTCTTGGACGGCCATGACAAGATTAGTTACAGCCTACAGGTGTGAAAACTTATTAATTTGGAACAGTAAgaaatttcttgcactttGTGGGAGTTTTGTTTCTTTCTCTACGACTTCGATTGGCATGATTTTAAAACTTGTTGGTTCTTTCCTGCAGATGGATCTCTCTAGGAACAATACTACAGGCTGTGATATTTTCATACTTCCACACTCAAGCTATGCAGCCAGTAACTGCCAGTAAGGGTGCTCTTTCTCTAGTAAACGAGAAATTTGGAGAGAGGAAAAAAGGAAACCTTGAGCAAAAATCACTAGTGCAGTGGCTTATACTTGATTATCAAAATAACTCTTTCTTCCACCATTTTGTGAAGATTGGGAATGCTCAGAAGTCTAAATACCATTAGAGTTCTTTTGAATGAGAGGGTGAAACTCGAGGATGTTGGTGCTATCaaagaagcagcagcacaaTTTTATAAGACATTTCTGGGAAGTGCTGATCCATGTGTTCTTTGGGATGTTGATCTTAATGGCGTTCTGCTGCAAAGGTTGTCCGAAACTCAGAGGGCTGAGCTGGATCTGATGTCACATTTAAATAGATCAAGTTGGTATTATTTTCTAGGTCTGGTAATAGATCACCAAGCTGTGATGGTTTCACAGTTCAGTTCTTTAAGGTATTATGCTTACTACTGGGCAATCTGTTGTTTGATGgaattaaactttttttttatttttatttttttcacggGAGGCTTCTCAGGTAGATGGACTCCGCCATTTGCACTCTTGTTCCTGGAAACAAATTGCTAATATTATGGACTTCAGGCCTATCTCTTGTTGTAATATTCGTATAAATGCATCAGAAGATTCTTGCTAATAGGAAGAAAGCTGTATCGCCTAGTTTTATCAGCTGGAATCAAAGTGCTTTATTTCTATGGCCGGAAAGGAGTCGGAGGGGGAGATACTTTATCACCGTACTTATTTCTTTTGGTAATGGTGTGCTTTCTCGACTGTTAAATGCTGCGGCTGTTAGGGAAAATCTGAAATACAAGCCAAGGGGCAAAACGGTTCAGCTGACTCATTTATGCTTCGGAGatgaccttttcatttttgctGATGGTTGCATGCATCCTATCTCAGCAATTATGGCGATTCTGGGAGAATTTTGTCAGCTGTCTGCTCTGAAATTCAATCCAGTGAAGATTAAGAACTTTTGTGTTGGAATCTTGGAGGCTAAGGTGCAGGATATTTTCAATGCGTCTCAATTTAAAGAGTTATCTCTCTATAAAGTATTTGGGGTTCCCTCTTGTATCTGGCAAACTTTCTTCTTATGAGCGTGAAATTCTGATGGACAGAGTAACTGCTAGAATAAGGAATTGGTCGGTTAAGTATCTTTCTTATCCTGGTAGACTTCACTTTCTGGATTCTATTTTCTTTAGTATGACACATTATTGATGGTCCAGTTACATACTTCCCGAGAATGTTATCAGACGAAGTCCAACAGAAATGCAGGTCTTTCCAATGGAAGGGGAGGAGTTCCAAGTCTAAAGGCAGAAAAGTGGGTTGAGCTGATTTTTATATGCCTAACAAAGAAAATGATCTGGGTGTCAAGGACTTGATCCTATTTGGAATATGGTTGCTGTAAAGAAACCTTTGCAGCTCAAAAGAAAGTCTCTTTGGTCTGTATTGTCTCCAAGTAACGGTTCATGGTCTTGGAGGAAACTTTTGCAGCTCAGGGAGATCTTCAAGCCATATATCACCTTCAAGATGGGGGAACAGGAGCAATATATCTTGTTGGCCTCTCTTAGACTAGGGAAGGTAGTGCACTGCTTTGCTTTCAAAAATGGGATCGAGGGCCGGAGTTACATGGGAAGTGTGATGCTGGACATGTATGTGAAATTCGAAAGGGTGAATCTTGCTCATAATGTTTTTACAAATATGTCCCTCAGGGACACTGTTTGCTGGAATTCAATGATAACAGGCTACTCGCAGAATAGGAAACCTGAGGAAGCCATCAATCTTTTTCCAGCAGATGGGAGTTGATGAAGGAATTAAGTATGATTGTGTATGTAACATCTGCCGTCTCCGCTTGTGCAAGCTTACCTGCTCTCTATTATGGGAAGGAGAGCCAGGGGCTACATGATCAAACACCCCCACTGCTCAGATATTTTTGGCAGGAGTACCCTGATGTTTTGGAAATTTGAAACTCACATGTCACGTGGCTTTAAGTTGATACTAatagctaaaaaaaaaaaatttactaacCAATTTATCAGGCAAGCATAAATCTTCTCTGGTAACCGTGGGGTCTTATCAGTTGAAGTTTGGGAATGATAGGATTATTCAGAAGCCTTTAAAAGTCTTGCTTGTTACAATATTTTTTGgaaacatgtatatatatattttttccatatatatatatatatgtattgctTCTTCTCAGTTCCCTAAATTGCATTCTTGCAACTTCTTATCCTAGGTGATAGCTACATTGAGAAAAACTaacattcatgaaattttttacattctcACTCTTCACCGATTCtggtaaaaaaaattgaacttcCAAGGCCGCCATTTAGCTTAATCCTTGcttcttaattttcttcttgtttgttTTCAGTACGAATCAAGGCATCTTTGCAATTTTCATGTATTGCTGGATTGTTATTTTTGATGCTTCATTGATTGTTTCGCTACTTGTTCTTGTGAGTTTGGTACAATTTTTGTTAAGGTTGGACACAGCCATCTCGGGATCTCGGGATCAGCAAAGCAGGAAAGCAGTGAAGGTGGCAGGCTTTTCAAGTTGATGGCCCGAATACTTCTCCTAAAGGTGGCAAAATGGAGAAATCAGTAACTTCCAGTACCTGATGCATCCGAACACCTTAACGGGGCGGGGATACAGTGATCTTACGCAATATCCATTACTTCCCTGGGTGTCTTGCTGATAATGAGAGTGAAAACTTGGATTTGTCCGACCCAATGAATTCTGTAGGCTTGAcaagccaatgggttgctaatcaccagaaggagaagaagagttTAGGGAAAGGTGGGCCGCAATACTCATCCTTGCTTAAAGCATTTATAGGAATGATGAATACGTAGACATCTGTAAGTGTCGTTCATAGAAAGCTATCTCATAGTAGTTAATATATCATAGTTTCTAAGCAAATTGCAGCTTCTTGGACTGGATCAACCTGATAAGAGGACCCCTATTACAATTATATCCGTTAAACCATCCATTTTTGCTTAGAAGTGGTCctgttatatttttatgttatttttttatgaagcTAGTTGAAATAATTGAACCATCAGTTTTGCAGGTTCAATGTTTGGTGTAGCTCTGACAACTATGGTTTATTGACCTATTAATAGATAGTAATAGGGCATGTTTACCCCTTTTGACCGTAGAGATTCAAAATTGCAAAATTCCTGAATTGAAGCACATCGATTGACAATGTTTACCTCTCCCATTTTCATCATTATCAGTTTATAAGTTCCCACCCTCTGATGCTTTTGAGCCCTTCACTCatgaaattttgattttttgattGACATGTTATACCACCACTGATCATgtcattttcttcttgttgCAGATACGAGAGCTGGGATGATCCTGAAATTCCTAAATTTCATTATGGTTCTCAGTATTCAAGTGCTGGGATTGTTCTTTTTCACGTGCTTCATCTTCCACCATTCTGTGCAGAGAGTTAGAAGCTACAAGGTTGTCAATTTGACCATGCTGATCGTATCTTTAACAGTATAAAAGATACTTGGTTAAGTGCAGCTGGGAAGGGTAACACGTCTGATGTGAAGGAACTTATCCTGGAATTCTTTTACATGCCTGAGTTCCTAGAAAACCGCTTGGGAGTGAAACAATCTGGAGAAAAGGTTTGTGTAATTTCTCTGAACATTTGATTGACTTATCCTTGGCAGACTACATCATTCTGCTGTTTGCTTAAAAGCATCATGTTTAACTAATCCCATTCTTGTTGATGGATTTTCATGTGAATGAGGTATTCCTGCCTCCATGGGCCAAAGGAAGTGTGAGGGAGTTCATTAGAAAGCACCGAGAAACACTTGAATCCGATTATGCTTCAGAAAATCTTCACCACTGGATAGACCTTATCTTTGGGTACAAGCAGAGAGGAAAGGTGTGCATCCACAATCTCTACTTTTCAGATGTAGTGCTAGATTTGAGATCAGTTGCCTTGTTGATATTGTAGTAACGTTTGCGTTAGGAATATTTATGACGGTATTGTTTTGTTTCCTCATTATGCTGCTGAGGAAGCTGTGAAGGTGTTCTACCATTACACCTACGAGGGAAGTGTGACATTGACTCGGTCACTGACCCTGCGATGAAAGCCTCCATCCTTGCCCAGATCAATCACTTTGGGCAGACTCCTAAGCAACTCTTCTAGAGTTGACCGGGAGCTCCTCCCGCACCCACTTAAGAACTCTGCACATTTCATCCCTGGTGAAGTCCCCAAGATCTCGTCTCCAATCACCCAGATTGTCAGCTCCCATGACAAGATCCTTGTTGCAGGAGGAAACACATTACTCAAACAGATGACTTACACAAAGTACGTAGCATGGGGATTCCCGGACTGGAGCCTGTGGTTCATGAGCTATGACCAGGATCGTCTCCTCTCAATCCATGAGAACATCCATGGAGGGAAGCAAATTCAGTGTGCCAGTGATCTCCTCGATGGGCAAATCCTTGTCACTGGGGCTGATGACGGTCTAGTCTGTGCCTGGAGAATTAGGAAGGAAGGCCCTCACCTAACCCGGCAATTGGAACTGGAGAAGTCCCTATGCACCCACAAAGGGAAGGTGACGTGCTTCCATGTGAGCCAGCCTACATGCTGATTGCTAGCGGGCTGCATGACTGCACTGTGATCCTTTGGGATCCCAGCACACTGAGTT
This region includes:
- the LOC116187235 gene encoding pentatricopeptide repeat-containing protein At4g21300 isoform X1, with the protein product MCMDALTTRARSPFLLLKRFVTAVACSFEPSLPQSNSLFLPHPEEHSVSRFALLLQSCSGPSDLQLGRKLHAQVITYGLKSNALICSKLLGMYVLCGSFIDATSMFYRMEIQHSLPWNWMIRGWTMSGQFKFALLFYFKMLGLGICPDKYTFPYVVKSCSGLGSAVMGRLVHQMIRMMGLEGDMFVGSSLIKLYAENACIDDARLLFDIMPNRDCVLWNVMIYGYLKNEDYINAIEVFLEMRKSGTKPNSVTFVSTLSVCATEGIIRLGTQLHGLSVIFGFETDPPVANTLVSVYSKCKHFIDARRVFETMPRTDVVLWNAIISGYVQNGMMEQALDLFNEMIDLGIKPDSVTFSSLLPSIAESTILELGKEAHGYIVRHGVPLDVFLKSALIDLYFKCKDVKMAKRTFEQTSLTDIVIYTGMISGYVLNGMNMDAVETFRKLMDEGKRPNSLTLASLLPACAGLASPRLGKEVHGFALKNGIESRCYVGSAILDMYAKCGRVNLAHNVFKNMSQRDSVCWNSMITGYSQNGKPQEAIHLFRQMGAAQGIKYDCVSVTSALSACASLPALYYGKEIHGYMIKQPSCSDIFGKSTLIDMYAKCGNLELARRVFDQAEEKNEVSWNSIIAAYGMHGLLSECLSLFHKMLENYIRPDYVTFLTIISACGHVGEIDQGIRYFHLMRDKYRILPRMEHYGCMVDLFGRAGRLKEAFETIKSMPFPPDAGVWGTLLGACRVHGNVDLAEIASSHLFDLDPENSGYYTLLSNVHADAGQWIGVHRVRHLMKERGLQKIPGRSWVEIDNVTHIFVAADWTHPQSGEIYFALDILLQELRREGYAPQLCHLRNPQAEEII
- the LOC116187235 gene encoding pentatricopeptide repeat-containing protein At4g21300 isoform X2 produces the protein MDYVCGLGSAVMGRLVHQMIRMMGLEGDMFVGSSLIKLYAENACIDDARLLFDIMPNRDCVLWNVMIYGYLKNEDYINAIEVFLEMRKSGTKPNSVTFVSTLSVCATEGIIRLGTQLHGLSVIFGFETDPPVANTLVSVYSKCKHFIDARRVFETMPRTDVVLWNAIISGYVQNGMMEQALDLFNEMIDLGIKPDSVTFSSLLPSIAESTILELGKEAHGYIVRHGVPLDVFLKSALIDLYFKCKDVKMAKRTFEQTSLTDIVIYTGMISGYVLNGMNMDAVETFRKLMDEGKRPNSLTLASLLPACAGLASPRLGKEVHGFALKNGIESRCYVGSAILDMYAKCGRVNLAHNVFKNMSQRDSVCWNSMITGYSQNGKPQEAIHLFRQMGAAQGIKYDCVSVTSALSACASLPALYYGKEIHGYMIKQPSCSDIFGKSTLIDMYAKCGNLELARRVFDQAEEKNEVSWNSIIAAYGMHGLLSECLSLFHKMLENYIRPDYVTFLTIISACGHVGEIDQGIRYFHLMRDKYRILPRMEHYGCMVDLFGRAGRLKEAFETIKSMPFPPDAGVWGTLLGACRVHGNVDLAEIASSHLFDLDPENSGYYTLLSNVHADAGQWIGVHRVRHLMKERGLQKIPGRSWVEIDNVTHIFVAADWTHPQSGEIYFALDILLQELRREGYAPQLCHLRNPQAEEII